A window of the Nisaea acidiphila genome harbors these coding sequences:
- a CDS encoding aspartate carbamoyltransferase catalytic subunit, with protein MTSSQPSPQSDAPALRLQHLLGIEGLSRPDIEALLDLSDRYVDLNRRAEKKMSSLRGRTIINLFFEDSTRTRTSFELAGKRLGADVLNMSVGTSSVKKGETLIDTAVTLNAMHPDVLTIRHGDSGAVHLLAQKVNCGVINAGDGSHEHPTQALLDALTIRRRKGDITGLTVAICGDVAHSRVARSNIHLLSIMGARVRIVAPPTLIPAGLDRLGVEIHHDMRTGLADCDIVMMLRLQNERMQASYIPSVREYYKLFGLDHEKLAVAKPDALVMHPGPMNRGVEIDSDVADDIERSLIREQVEMGVAVRMACLEVLAQSQLEPWAKNQ; from the coding sequence ATGACTAGCTCTCAGCCATCGCCCCAAAGTGACGCGCCCGCGCTCCGACTCCAGCATCTGCTTGGAATCGAGGGACTGTCGCGCCCCGACATCGAAGCGCTCCTGGACCTTTCCGACCGCTATGTCGATCTGAACCGCCGCGCGGAAAAGAAAATGTCCAGCCTGCGCGGGCGGACCATCATCAACCTTTTCTTCGAGGACTCGACGCGCACGCGGACGAGTTTCGAGCTCGCCGGAAAGCGGCTCGGCGCCGACGTGCTCAATATGTCGGTCGGTACCAGCTCGGTGAAGAAGGGTGAGACGCTGATCGACACGGCGGTCACCCTGAACGCGATGCATCCGGATGTGCTGACCATCCGGCACGGAGATTCGGGCGCGGTTCACCTGCTGGCTCAAAAGGTCAATTGCGGCGTTATCAATGCCGGCGACGGCAGCCACGAACATCCGACCCAGGCCCTGCTCGACGCACTGACGATCCGGCGGCGCAAGGGAGACATCACCGGGCTGACCGTCGCGATCTGCGGCGACGTCGCGCACAGCCGCGTTGCCCGTTCCAACATCCACCTGCTTTCGATCATGGGGGCGCGGGTCCGCATCGTCGCCCCGCCGACGCTGATCCCGGCCGGCCTCGACCGGCTCGGCGTCGAGATCCACCACGATATGCGCACCGGTCTCGCCGACTGCGATATCGTGATGATGCTGCGGCTGCAGAACGAGCGCATGCAGGCGAGCTACATCCCCTCGGTCCGCGAATACTACAAGCTCTTCGGGCTCGACCACGAGAAGCTCGCGGTGGCCAAGCCGGATGCGCTGGTGATGCATCCGGGACCGATGAACCGGGGCGTCGAGATCGACTCGGACGTCGCGGACGATATCGAACGCAGCCTGATCCGCGAGCAGGTCGAGATGGGCGTCGCCGTCCGCATGGCCTGCCTCGAGGTACTGGCCCAGTCGCAGCTCGAACCGTGGGCGAAAAACCAGTGA
- the pyrC gene encoding dihydroorotase, with protein MNRTIFKNARLLDPAAGLDVSGAMLIEGARIADIGPNVFVDAVQDDVHVVDCKGLCLAPGIVDMRVSTGEPGNEHIETLATAAQAAVAGGVTTFACLPNTDPIVDDVAVLEFVERLGRDVGLVNIHSYAAATKGLQGKVMTELGLLHEAGAAGFTDGGKAIAHAGVMRRLLAYAKLFDTMIVQHPELPELVGSGVMNEGETATRLGLPGIPAVAEVMMVERDLRLLDLTGGRLHFSCLSTRDAIEAVRQAKARGLSVTADTAPPYFALTESEVVGYRTFAKLSPPLRTEDDRRAVIEGIADGTIDAIVSAHTPGDRDQKRLPFGQADFGGVGLETLLSVSLELVHNGDVPMLTVLKALTETPAELLKFPAGRLRKGHLADFILFDPDRAVRIDRDELRGKSRNTPFDERPVQGRVERTYRAGNLVFDIETAPAPERRRFPDA; from the coding sequence GTGAACCGCACGATTTTCAAGAACGCCCGCCTGCTCGACCCCGCCGCGGGGCTCGATGTTTCGGGCGCGATGCTGATCGAAGGCGCCCGGATCGCCGATATCGGCCCGAACGTTTTCGTCGACGCGGTGCAGGACGATGTCCATGTGGTGGACTGCAAGGGCCTGTGTCTCGCGCCGGGGATCGTCGACATGCGGGTCTCCACGGGCGAGCCGGGGAACGAGCATATCGAGACCCTGGCCACAGCCGCCCAGGCCGCTGTCGCGGGCGGCGTCACCACGTTCGCCTGCCTGCCCAACACGGACCCGATCGTCGACGATGTCGCGGTGCTGGAATTCGTCGAGCGGCTCGGCCGCGATGTGGGACTGGTCAACATCCATTCCTACGCCGCCGCGACCAAGGGGCTGCAGGGCAAGGTGATGACCGAACTCGGCCTGCTGCACGAGGCAGGGGCGGCCGGCTTCACCGACGGCGGAAAGGCGATTGCCCATGCCGGTGTGATGCGGCGCCTGCTGGCCTACGCCAAGCTCTTCGACACCATGATCGTCCAGCATCCGGAACTCCCCGAGCTGGTGGGCAGCGGCGTGATGAACGAAGGCGAGACCGCGACCCGGCTCGGCCTTCCCGGCATTCCGGCCGTGGCCGAGGTCATGATGGTCGAGCGCGACCTGCGCCTGCTGGATCTGACCGGCGGGCGGCTGCACTTCTCCTGCCTCTCCACCCGGGACGCGATCGAGGCCGTGCGCCAGGCCAAGGCCCGCGGTCTCAGCGTCACCGCGGACACCGCCCCGCCCTATTTCGCGCTGACCGAATCCGAAGTGGTAGGCTACCGCACCTTCGCGAAGCTGTCGCCGCCGCTCCGCACCGAGGACGACCGCCGCGCAGTGATCGAGGGCATCGCCGACGGCACCATCGACGCCATCGTCAGCGCCCATACGCCGGGCGACCGCGACCAGAAGCGCCTGCCATTCGGGCAGGCCGATTTCGGCGGCGTCGGGCTGGAAACCCTGCTCTCCGTCTCGCTTGAACTGGTCCACAATGGCGACGTGCCGATGCTGACCGTGTTGAAGGCATTGACGGAAACCCCGGCCGAGCTTCTGAAATTCCCGGCGGGCCGCCTGCGCAAGGGCCATCTCGCCGATTTCATTCTGTTCGACCCCGACCGGGCCGTCCGGATCGACCGGGACGAGCTGCGCGGCAAATCCCGCAACACGCCGTTCGACGAACGGCCCGTTCAGGGACGGGTCGAGCGAACCTACCGGGCCGGCAATCTCGTGTTCGATATCGAGACCGCGCCGGCGCCGGAACGGCGGAGATTCCCGGATGCCTGA
- the plsY gene encoding glycerol-3-phosphate 1-O-acyltransferase PlsY, whose product MPDLLGSFEYTWPFYACALAAYLLGSIPFGLVFTRLAGLGDVRKIGSGSIGATNVLRTGNKLIALATLICDAGKGAAAVLIAARYGPDMAVIAAACSLLGHCFPVWLKFKGGKGVATAFGTLIALSPAVAALAGLTWLAMAVLFRYSSLSALTACLAAPSYMEWLVDRQHAELAAFMAVLIFIRHHANIRRLLKGEESKINLSKKKPAA is encoded by the coding sequence ATGCCTGACCTCTTGGGCTCGTTCGAATACACGTGGCCGTTCTACGCCTGCGCACTCGCGGCTTATCTGCTCGGCTCGATCCCGTTCGGTCTCGTCTTCACCCGGCTCGCCGGGCTCGGCGACGTGCGCAAGATCGGCTCCGGCAGCATCGGGGCGACGAACGTGCTCCGGACCGGCAACAAGCTGATCGCACTCGCCACGCTGATCTGCGATGCCGGCAAGGGTGCGGCGGCCGTGCTGATCGCCGCCCGCTACGGCCCAGACATGGCTGTGATCGCAGCGGCCTGCTCGCTTCTCGGGCACTGCTTTCCGGTCTGGCTCAAATTCAAGGGGGGCAAAGGCGTTGCAACTGCGTTCGGCACCCTCATCGCACTGTCTCCCGCCGTCGCGGCGCTCGCTGGCCTGACCTGGCTCGCGATGGCGGTGCTGTTCCGCTATTCCTCTCTTTCTGCCCTCACCGCCTGCCTCGCCGCGCCATCCTATATGGAGTGGCTGGTCGACCGACAGCACGCGGAACTGGCGGCCTTCATGGCGGTGCTGATCTTCATCCGCCACCACGCCAATATTCGCCGTCTTCTGAAAGGCGAGGAAAGCAAGATCAACTTGTCCAAGAAGAAACCCGCCGCCTGA
- the dprA gene encoding DNA-processing protein DprA, whose protein sequence is MVREYRAPGAPDAAERMARLRLIRTENVGPVTFQHLLTRFGSATEAVEHLPDLARRGGRKARLKIPAASDIEKEITANELEGARIVVIGEPDYPAMLAQIEGAPVALSLMGHPHLFLEPSVSIVGARNASGNAIRFTERIAKELGAHGIVIVSGLARGIDTAAHQGALETGTVAVVAGGADIVYPPENEALRARIVAEGALVAEAPIGTRPLARHFPARNRIISGLTRATLVIEAAKKSGSLITARFAADQGREVCAVPGSPMDPRCAGSNGLLRDGAHLIERAEDVLTILLAGGIREDTAPAEEFSITGTPPQIIEEIDDSTRSSVLALLDATPLPVDEIIRRCQLSPPVVLTILLEAELAGEAERHPGNSVARRYNPP, encoded by the coding sequence ATGGTCAGAGAATACAGAGCGCCCGGCGCCCCCGACGCGGCGGAACGGATGGCGCGCCTTCGGCTGATCCGGACGGAGAATGTCGGGCCGGTTACCTTCCAGCATTTGCTGACCCGCTTCGGCTCCGCAACGGAAGCGGTCGAACACCTGCCAGACCTCGCCCGCCGCGGCGGGCGGAAGGCGCGGCTGAAGATTCCGGCCGCTTCGGACATCGAAAAGGAAATTACGGCGAATGAGCTGGAGGGCGCCCGGATCGTGGTTATCGGGGAGCCGGACTACCCCGCCATGCTGGCGCAGATCGAAGGCGCCCCGGTCGCACTCTCCTTGATGGGGCATCCCCATCTCTTTCTCGAACCCTCGGTCTCCATCGTCGGCGCCCGCAATGCCTCCGGCAACGCCATTCGCTTCACCGAACGCATTGCGAAGGAACTGGGCGCGCACGGGATCGTGATCGTCTCCGGTCTTGCCCGTGGCATCGACACGGCAGCGCATCAGGGCGCACTGGAAACCGGCACCGTAGCGGTCGTCGCAGGCGGGGCCGATATCGTCTATCCGCCTGAGAACGAGGCGCTGCGCGCCCGCATCGTCGCTGAGGGGGCGCTGGTGGCGGAAGCACCGATCGGCACCCGCCCGCTCGCCCGGCACTTCCCCGCCCGCAACCGGATCATCTCCGGCCTGACAAGGGCGACGCTGGTGATCGAGGCGGCAAAGAAATCCGGCTCCCTGATTACCGCACGGTTCGCCGCCGACCAGGGCCGCGAGGTCTGCGCCGTGCCGGGATCGCCGATGGATCCCCGTTGCGCCGGAAGCAACGGGTTGCTCCGGGACGGCGCCCACCTGATCGAGCGCGCGGAGGACGTTCTGACGATCCTGCTCGCAGGCGGCATCCGGGAAGATACGGCGCCGGCGGAAGAATTTTCGATCACCGGCACGCCACCTCAAATCATTGAGGAAATCGACGACTCGACCCGGTCGTCGGTCCTCGCATTACTGGATGCGACGCCGCTACCGGTTGACGAAATCATTCGCCGGTGCCAATTGTCACCGCCGGTGGTCCTTACCATCCTTCTGGAAGCGGAGCTCGCTGGCGAAGCCGAGCGCCACCCCGGAAACAGCGTGGCGCGGCGCTATAACCCTCCGTAA
- the topA gene encoding type I DNA topoisomerase: protein MKVVVVESPAKAKTINKYLGSDYKVLASYGHIRDLPSKDGSVDPEADFAMIWEAQPRAEKQIKEIASAVKGAESLYLATDPDREGEAISWHVQNVLSDRKALKGVDVKRVVFNEITKRAVLDAIDNPRDLDQDLVDAYLARRALDYLVGFTLSPVLWRKLPGSRSAGRVQSVALRLICEREAEIEAFRSDEYWTIDATFRTKERKNFVARLTHLDGEKLEKLSIGTEAAAKAAVERLEGGSYTVRSLEKKQTKRNPYPPFTTSTLQQEASRKLGFGASRTMQLAQKLYEGIDLGGETVGLITYMRTDGVQLSQEAVFAIRDDIGKNFGDRYLPNSPRMYKNKAKNAQEAHEAIRPTDVRRHPKQMAAHLDKDMARLYELIWKRSVACQMASAELDQTTAIIGAADKRAELRATGSIITFDGFLKLYQETRDDPAQDGDEDGKLLPAMAEGEALAHDKTEPEQHFTQPPPRYSEASLVKKLEELGIGRPSTYASILQVLQDRNYVRLDKRRFIPEDRGRLVTTFLSNFFTRYVQYNFTAEMEDALDNIAEGTIAWKKVLQDFWQAFHAAVDNTKDLKISDVLNALDEELGPHFFPVDENGESVRACPTCSNGRLGLKLGKFGAFIGCSNYPECKYTRQMTQAGDGSEDGTADLANGPKILGQDPATGLDVSLRKGPYGTYVQLGEKTDDNPKPKRASLTKGMNPAEVTLETALSLLALPREVGPDPESGEIILAGIGRYGPYLKIGSTYISIPAGDDVLTIGINRAVDLIANNPKKKNPAKALGDYEGKPITVGAGRFGPYVKHQKIYATIPKSMVPEEVTLEQAIELIKAKAEKTGAKKAPAKKTPAKKATAKKSAAKKKPAAKKTAAKKSASDKDSAQAAGDD, encoded by the coding sequence ATGAAAGTTGTCGTCGTCGAATCGCCGGCCAAAGCGAAAACCATCAACAAGTATCTTGGCAGCGACTACAAGGTCCTCGCCAGTTACGGCCATATCCGCGATCTGCCGTCGAAAGACGGCTCGGTCGATCCCGAAGCCGATTTCGCCATGATCTGGGAAGCCCAGCCGCGGGCCGAGAAGCAGATCAAGGAAATCGCGAGTGCCGTGAAGGGCGCGGAAAGCCTCTATCTCGCGACTGACCCGGATCGCGAGGGCGAGGCGATTTCCTGGCACGTGCAGAACGTGCTTTCCGACCGCAAAGCGCTGAAGGGCGTCGACGTAAAGCGCGTGGTCTTTAACGAGATCACCAAGCGCGCCGTGCTGGATGCGATCGACAACCCGCGCGATCTCGACCAGGACCTGGTCGATGCCTATCTCGCCCGCCGGGCGCTCGACTATCTGGTCGGCTTCACGCTCTCGCCGGTGCTCTGGCGCAAGCTGCCGGGCTCGCGCTCGGCCGGCCGCGTTCAATCCGTCGCGCTGCGCCTGATCTGCGAGCGCGAAGCCGAGATCGAGGCCTTCCGCTCCGACGAATACTGGACCATCGACGCGACCTTCCGCACGAAAGAGCGAAAGAATTTCGTCGCGCGCCTGACCCATCTCGACGGCGAGAAGCTGGAGAAACTCTCCATCGGCACCGAAGCGGCCGCGAAAGCGGCCGTGGAGCGCCTCGAAGGCGGCAGCTACACGGTGCGCTCGCTTGAGAAGAAGCAGACCAAGCGCAACCCCTACCCGCCTTTCACCACCTCAACCCTGCAACAGGAAGCCTCCCGCAAGCTCGGCTTCGGCGCCTCGCGCACCATGCAGCTGGCGCAGAAGCTCTATGAGGGTATCGATCTCGGCGGCGAGACGGTCGGTCTCATCACCTACATGCGGACCGACGGCGTACAGCTCAGCCAGGAGGCCGTGTTCGCGATCCGCGACGATATCGGCAAGAATTTCGGCGACCGGTACCTGCCGAACAGCCCGCGGATGTACAAGAACAAGGCGAAGAACGCGCAGGAAGCCCACGAGGCGATCCGCCCGACAGACGTGCGCCGGCACCCGAAGCAGATGGCGGCCCATCTCGACAAGGACATGGCCCGGCTCTACGAGCTGATCTGGAAACGCTCCGTCGCCTGCCAGATGGCGAGCGCCGAACTGGACCAGACCACTGCGATCATCGGCGCCGCCGACAAAAGGGCGGAACTTCGGGCCACGGGCTCCATCATTACGTTCGACGGCTTCCTGAAGCTCTATCAGGAGACCCGTGACGATCCGGCGCAGGATGGCGATGAGGACGGCAAGCTGCTGCCCGCGATGGCCGAGGGCGAGGCGCTGGCGCACGATAAGACCGAGCCCGAGCAGCATTTCACCCAGCCGCCGCCGCGCTACAGCGAGGCGAGCCTGGTGAAGAAGCTGGAAGAGCTCGGCATCGGCCGGCCCTCGACCTATGCCAGCATCCTGCAGGTGCTGCAGGACCGGAACTATGTCCGGCTCGACAAGCGCCGCTTCATTCCGGAGGACCGTGGCCGCCTGGTCACCACCTTCCTCTCGAACTTCTTCACCCGCTATGTGCAGTACAACTTCACGGCGGAGATGGAGGACGCGCTCGACAATATCGCCGAGGGCACCATCGCCTGGAAGAAGGTCCTGCAGGACTTCTGGCAAGCCTTCCACGCCGCCGTGGACAACACCAAGGACCTGAAGATCTCCGACGTGCTGAATGCGCTGGACGAGGAACTCGGTCCGCATTTCTTCCCGGTCGACGAGAACGGCGAAAGCGTGCGCGCCTGCCCGACCTGCAGCAACGGCCGGCTCGGTCTCAAGCTCGGCAAGTTCGGGGCCTTCATCGGCTGCTCGAACTATCCGGAATGCAAATACACGCGGCAGATGACCCAGGCCGGCGACGGCAGCGAGGACGGCACCGCCGATCTCGCCAACGGCCCGAAGATCCTCGGCCAGGATCCGGCGACCGGGCTTGATGTCAGCCTGCGCAAGGGGCCCTACGGTACCTATGTGCAGCTCGGCGAAAAAACGGACGACAATCCGAAACCGAAACGGGCCTCGCTCACCAAGGGCATGAACCCCGCCGAGGTTACGCTGGAAACCGCACTCAGCCTGCTGGCCCTGCCGCGCGAAGTCGGACCGGACCCGGAAAGCGGCGAAATCATCCTCGCCGGGATCGGGCGCTACGGCCCCTATCTCAAGATCGGCAGCACCTATATCTCCATCCCCGCCGGTGACGATGTGCTGACAATCGGCATCAACCGTGCCGTCGACCTGATCGCCAACAATCCGAAGAAGAAGAACCCGGCCAAGGCACTCGGCGACTACGAAGGCAAGCCGATCACCGTCGGCGCAGGACGCTTCGGGCCCTATGTGAAGCATCAGAAGATCTACGCGACGATTCCGAAGAGCATGGTCCCGGAAGAGGTCACGCTGGAACAGGCGATTGAGCTGATCAAGGCGAAGGCCGAAAAGACCGGCGCCAAGAAGGCCCCGGCGAAGAAAACGCCCGCAAAGAAGGCCACGGCCAAGAAGAGCGCGGCGAAGAAGAAACCCGCGGCCAAGAAGACCGCCGCGAAGAAATCCGCCTCCGACAAGGACTCGGCCCAGGCGGCCGGGGACGACTAG
- the rnr gene encoding ribonuclease R translates to MAAHKKPHGLPSREAVLEFINDSPTPVGRREIARAFNIKGADRIPLKAMLKDLAAEGAIDLGRGRRAAAPGSLPEITVVAITGIDEDGHASARPLSWREEGEPPAISIPPSTRAPSVGAGDRALVKLERIDQGKYRGRIMRKLDSRGERVVGQLKREGKGFRILPADRRARGDYVVEPGETADAKPGELVIADVLPRGRMGLRHARVVEVLGDAGAPRAVSLIAIAEHEIPSVFPEACIGQAEAAKPVTLGKRTDLRKIPLVTIDGSDARDFDDAVHAVADEDPKNPGGFRILVAIADVAHYVRPGDTLDIEAHRRGNSVYFPDRVVPMLPEALSNGLCSLRPNEDRACLAVEMVINARGQKVRHKFMRGLMRSEARLTYEQVQAAADGAPDTDIVPDGVIEPLYGAFRLLLSAREERGALDLDLPERKVVLGDDGKVASIEPRQRLDSHRLIEEFMVLANVAAAETLEAKRRPCMYRVHETPDPEKIDALKEYLEGLELAFGTSGVIRPKSFNELLAKVRGGPHETIVNELVLRSQSQAVYSPDNLGHFGLGLRRYAHFTSPIRRYSDLLVHRALIDAHGFGKDGLGEIDLQDFNETAEHISMTERRAAAAERSAISRYVAAYLTDQVGNTFEARVSGVGSAGLFVALAGIGADGLLPMKRLPGDFYDLDDHRHSLSGRATGLTFKIGDPVTVRLVDADPLTGGVLLDYISGGTEGQPGGQRRGRRAGGYRKHRGRHKHGQSGSARGRPKKSR, encoded by the coding sequence GTGGCCGCCCACAAGAAGCCCCACGGCCTGCCAAGCCGGGAGGCTGTCCTCGAATTCATCAATGACAGCCCGACCCCGGTCGGACGCCGGGAGATCGCGCGCGCCTTCAACATCAAGGGCGCCGACCGGATTCCGCTGAAGGCGATGCTGAAGGATCTCGCCGCCGAGGGCGCGATCGATCTCGGGCGGGGGCGGCGGGCCGCCGCGCCGGGCAGTCTGCCCGAAATCACCGTTGTGGCCATCACCGGCATCGACGAGGACGGGCATGCGAGCGCCCGCCCGCTCTCCTGGCGCGAGGAGGGCGAGCCGCCCGCCATTTCCATCCCGCCCTCCACCCGCGCGCCGTCCGTCGGCGCGGGCGACCGTGCGCTGGTGAAACTCGAGCGGATTGATCAGGGCAAATATCGCGGCCGCATCATGCGCAAGCTCGACAGCCGCGGCGAACGGGTCGTCGGGCAACTGAAACGCGAGGGCAAGGGATTCCGGATCCTCCCGGCGGACCGGCGGGCGCGCGGCGACTATGTGGTCGAGCCCGGCGAGACAGCGGATGCCAAACCGGGCGAACTGGTCATCGCCGACGTCTTGCCGCGCGGCCGCATGGGACTGCGGCATGCCCGCGTGGTCGAGGTGCTGGGCGATGCCGGAGCCCCCCGGGCGGTCAGCCTGATCGCCATCGCGGAGCACGAGATCCCCTCGGTCTTCCCGGAGGCCTGCATCGGCCAAGCGGAGGCGGCGAAACCGGTCACGCTCGGGAAACGGACAGATCTCCGGAAAATCCCGCTGGTGACGATCGACGGCAGCGATGCGCGCGATTTCGACGACGCCGTCCACGCCGTCGCAGACGAGGACCCGAAGAACCCCGGCGGCTTCCGCATCCTGGTCGCGATCGCCGATGTCGCGCATTACGTCCGGCCCGGCGACACCCTCGACATCGAGGCGCACAGGCGCGGCAACTCGGTTTATTTCCCCGACCGCGTGGTGCCGATGCTGCCGGAGGCACTGTCGAACGGGCTCTGCTCGCTCCGTCCGAACGAGGACCGGGCCTGTCTCGCGGTCGAGATGGTTATCAATGCCCGCGGCCAGAAGGTGCGGCACAAGTTCATGCGCGGCCTGATGCGCTCCGAGGCGCGTTTGACCTACGAACAGGTTCAGGCCGCCGCCGACGGCGCCCCCGACACGGATATCGTCCCGGACGGGGTGATCGAACCGCTCTATGGCGCCTTCCGTCTGCTGCTCTCCGCCCGCGAGGAGCGCGGCGCGCTCGACCTCGATCTGCCGGAGCGCAAAGTCGTGCTGGGCGACGACGGCAAGGTGGCCTCGATCGAACCGCGCCAGCGCCTAGACAGCCATCGGCTGATCGAGGAGTTCATGGTGCTGGCGAACGTCGCCGCCGCCGAGACGCTGGAAGCCAAGCGCCGGCCGTGCATGTACCGGGTGCACGAGACGCCGGATCCGGAAAAGATCGACGCTCTGAAGGAGTATCTCGAGGGCCTGGAGCTCGCCTTCGGCACATCCGGCGTGATCCGGCCGAAAAGCTTCAACGAGCTGCTCGCCAAGGTCCGCGGCGGACCGCACGAGACGATCGTCAACGAACTGGTGCTGCGCAGCCAGAGTCAGGCCGTCTACAGCCCCGACAATCTCGGTCATTTCGGCCTCGGCCTCCGGCGCTACGCCCACTTCACGTCGCCGATCCGGCGATACTCGGACCTGCTGGTACACCGCGCGCTTATCGACGCGCACGGCTTCGGCAAGGACGGGCTTGGCGAGATCGATCTGCAGGACTTCAACGAGACCGCAGAACATATCTCCATGACCGAGCGCCGGGCGGCGGCGGCGGAACGTTCCGCCATCTCGCGCTATGTCGCGGCCTACCTTACGGATCAGGTCGGCAACACATTCGAGGCCCGGGTGTCCGGCGTCGGCTCCGCCGGACTTTTCGTGGCTCTCGCTGGGATCGGCGCCGACGGCTTGCTGCCGATGAAGCGGCTACCCGGCGATTTCTACGACCTCGACGATCACCGCCATTCCCTCAGCGGACGGGCAACGGGTCTGACCTTCAAGATCGGCGACCCGGTCACCGTCCGCCTTGTCGATGCCGATCCTCTGACCGGCGGCGTATTGCTCGATTACATTTCGGGCGGCACCGAGGGGCAACCTGGCGGTCAGCGCCGGGGCCGCCGGGCCGGTGGATATCGCAAGCATCGCGGCCGGCACAAGCACGGCCAGTCGGGGAGCGCTCGGGGGCGCCCGAAGAAGTCCCGCTGA
- a CDS encoding S41 family peptidase, with amino-acid sequence MGVLRSGRGRLLACALLLGLLTACAAPVVPVDPMVYDRDAAAEVFSAGFEGITSFYIEETDLPSLAVAGLHGMQNLDASVTVADRGDKVVIGHNGRDVAAFTVPDSDDVARWSMLTAAALDTGRRFSPTIRDAPPETLYNLVFRSALADLDRFSRYTTAANANRNRAHRRGYSGIGVVLAEESGRVFVREVFEDGPAAESGIAPGDVILAIDDRSVAGIDMQAVSDLLRGHDGTKVRVTTEDGERERTVSVTRAPVIEQTVYLKRYGDSAYLAVRSFNEATASSLRRKVAEAAAEIGPSLNGIIVDLRHNRGGVLRDAVSIADLFIEDGRILLTKGRHPRSEKEFKADLPDIAVGIPLIVLIDGDSASASEVVAGALQDSGRAVLIGSRTYGKGTVQMIVRLPNDGELIITWARMYTPSGYPIAPFGVYPTICSAEIGDPELQFVGSEARVAAVRARELLRLRRIAHDLDDSIQSALMERCGTRKTTRSSKDMDLAIALKLLREPGQFDRAFEASLIASKWPSPAQ; translated from the coding sequence TTGGGCGTTCTGCGAAGCGGCAGAGGGCGGTTGCTTGCCTGTGCGCTGCTGCTGGGCCTACTGACGGCCTGCGCAGCCCCGGTCGTTCCCGTCGACCCCATGGTCTATGACCGCGATGCCGCCGCCGAAGTCTTCTCCGCCGGGTTCGAAGGCATCACCAGTTTCTATATCGAGGAGACCGACCTCCCCTCTCTCGCTGTCGCCGGCCTGCATGGAATGCAGAATCTCGACGCCTCCGTTACCGTTGCCGATCGCGGCGACAAGGTCGTGATCGGTCATAACGGACGGGACGTGGCCGCCTTCACCGTGCCGGATTCCGACGACGTGGCGCGCTGGAGCATGCTGACCGCCGCAGCCCTCGATACCGGCCGCCGATTTTCGCCGACCATACGCGATGCGCCGCCCGAGACCCTCTACAACCTCGTCTTCAGAAGCGCGCTTGCCGATCTCGACAGGTTTTCCCGCTACACCACCGCAGCGAACGCCAACCGCAACAGGGCGCACCGCCGCGGCTATTCCGGCATCGGCGTCGTGCTTGCCGAAGAGAGCGGACGTGTATTCGTGCGGGAGGTGTTCGAAGACGGTCCCGCCGCCGAAAGCGGGATCGCGCCGGGGGACGTCATTCTGGCAATCGACGACAGGAGCGTCGCCGGGATTGATATGCAGGCAGTGTCCGACCTGCTCCGCGGACATGACGGCACCAAAGTCCGCGTCACGACCGAGGACGGGGAACGCGAGCGCACCGTATCCGTAACCCGCGCGCCGGTGATCGAGCAGACGGTCTATCTCAAGCGCTACGGCGACAGCGCCTATCTCGCGGTTCGCAGTTTCAACGAGGCCACCGCGTCCAGCCTCCGCCGCAAGGTCGCCGAGGCCGCGGCGGAAATCGGCCCGTCTCTGAACGGGATCATCGTGGACCTCCGGCATAATCGAGGCGGTGTCTTGCGCGACGCTGTTTCCATCGCCGATCTCTTTATCGAGGACGGACGGATCCTCCTGACCAAAGGGCGCCATCCGCGTTCGGAGAAAGAATTCAAGGCCGACCTGCCGGATATCGCCGTCGGCATCCCTCTGATCGTGCTGATCGACGGCGATTCCGCCTCCGCCTCGGAAGTCGTGGCCGGCGCGCTCCAGGACAGCGGGCGGGCGGTGCTGATCGGGTCGCGGACCTACGGCAAAGGCACCGTGCAGATGATCGTGAGACTGCCGAACGACGGCGAGCTGATCATCACCTGGGCCCGCATGTATACCCCTTCCGGCTATCCGATCGCGCCGTTCGGGGTCTATCCGACGATCTGCTCGGCGGAAATCGGCGACCCTGAACTACAGTTCGTCGGCTCGGAAGCCCGTGTCGCCGCCGTCCGTGCCCGCGAGCTGCTTCGCCTGCGCCGAATTGCCCATGATCTCGACGACAGTATCCAGTCCGCGCTCATGGAGCGATGCGGAACGCGGAAAACGACGAGATCGAGCAAGGATATGGACCTCGCCATCGCGCTGAAACTGCTCCGGGAACCCGGCCAGTTCGACCGCGCCTTCGAAGCCTCCCTGATCGCCTCGAAGTGGCCCTCTCCGGCGCAATAA
- the rpmG gene encoding 50S ribosomal protein L33, whose translation MAKPATVLIKLVSTADTGYFYVTKKNPRTQTEKLQLKKYDPVARKHVLFKEAKIK comes from the coding sequence ATGGCCAAGCCCGCGACAGTGCTTATCAAGCTCGTCAGCACCGCTGATACCGGATACTTCTACGTCACCAAGAAGAATCCGCGCACCCAGACCGAGAAGCTTCAGCTCAAGAAGTACGACCCGGTCGCCCGTAAGCACGTGCTCTTCAAGGAAGCAAAGATCAAGTAA